GAGGGTGTGCGGCCCCAGGGGTTCGGCGACCCGGCCGGTCAGGTGGGGTGCGCCGGTCAGAGCGGCGGGCAGGTCGTGGGTGACGTGGTGGCCCCGGCCGAAGAGCAGCGGGACGAGGACGGCCGCACCGTCCAGCTCGGCGAGGGTGTCGGCGAGCAGGGGGCGGTTCAGCTCGATGTGCCCGAGCCGTACGGGCAGCCCGGGGCGCAGCGCACGGACCCGGTCGAGCAGCGCCCGGACGGTGGGCAGGGCGCGGGGGTCCCGGCTGCCGTGCGCCACGGCGACAAGGGTGGGGGGCGGCGCTGCCGGGCGGCGGAAGCCGTGCAGCCGGACCCGGCCGAGCCGGGTGCCGAGCTGTGCACTGATCTCGGCGGCGAGGTCTCCCGCGCCGAGGGGGCCGGGGAATGCGGAGGGCGGGTGCGGTATCGGCGCCGTCATGCCGTGAGCGTGGCAGGCGCGCGTTGCGGTGCCGTTTCCCCGCGGCGAACTCCGTGTTCCTTCCGGCCGGCGGCGGCCCCGGCCGCGCGGGAAGGACGGGCTGAGCGGACGGGCGGGGCCGGCGGCCGGGTCCCGGGCAGGGCTCGCCCCGCACGGGCCCCGGCCGTTCGGGTCCCGGCCGTTCGGGCCCCGCCGCCGGCTTCCCGCCCGCTTCCCGCCCGCGCTACGCCCCGTGCGCGTCGACCTCCCGCAGATACGCCGCGCGGTCCGCCTCGTCGAGGAAGGAGGCGCGGAAGGAGTTGCGGGCGAGGGTACGCAGCGTCTCGGCATCGAGGCCGAGGGCGTCGCGTACGGCGGTGAAGTTGTCGCCCGCGTAGCCGCCGAAGTAGGCCGGGTCGTCGGAGTTGACGGTCACCAGCAGTCCGGCGTCCAGCATCGCGGGCAGCGGGTGGTCGGCGAGGTCGTCGATGACCCGCAGCCGGACGTTGGACAGCGGGCAGACGGTGAGCGGCACCTGCTCGGCCGCCAGTCGGGCCACCAGCCGCTCGTCCTCCAGGGAGCGCACCCCGTGGTCGATCCGGTCCACGCCGAGGACGTCCAGGGCCTCCCACACATACGCCGGGGGCCCCTCCTCCCCCGCGTGCGCCACGCACTTGAGCCCGGCCTCCCGGGCCAGCGCGAAGACCTCCTTGAACTTCGACGGCGGGTGCCCCACCTCGGCGGAGTCCAGGCCGACGGCGGTGATCTTGTCGAGGAAGGGGCGGGCAGCCTCGAACGTCGCCAGGGCGGAATCGGCGCTCTCGTCGCGCAGGAAGCACATGATCAGGCGGGTGCTGATGCCGTAGGTCTCCTGGGCGCTGTCGAGCGCGCGGGCCAGGCCGTTGATGACCGTCGCGATCGGGACGCCGCGCGCGGTGTGCGCCTGCGGGTCGAAGAAGATCTCGGCGTGCCGTACGCCCTGTTCCCGGGCGCGGGCGAGGTAGGCGTGGGCGAGGTCGGCGAAGTCGTCCTCGGTGCGCAGTACGGCCATCAGCGCGTAGTAGAGGTTCAGGAACGACTGCAGATCGTCGAAGGAGTAGGCGCGGCGCAGCTCGTCCTCGGTGGAGTACGGCAGGGCGACGCCGTTGCGCTCGGCGAGCGCGAAGGCCAGTTCGGGCTCCAGGGTGCCCTCGATGTGCAGATGCAGCTCCGCTTTGGGCAGCGGCGCGGGGGCGGTTGCGGCGGAGGGGGAGGACGGGGAGGAAGCCACGCGGGTCACACCTGTTCTGCGGTTCGGAAGTGTTCTGCGGTTCGAAGGGTTCTACGGTTCGGAAGTGTTCTGCGGTTCGAAGTCTTCTGCGGTCCGGGAAGTCGTAGCGGTACGGGAAGGGTTGCGGTCAGCGGTCAGCGGTTACGGGGGCCTCGGCCGGTGACCGGAAGGGGCCCGTCCGGCGAGGAGGCGCCAGGTTATCCGGGCCGGTGGCCGGTGCCGCGGCGGCGCCCTGCCCGCCCGCGCGCCGGTTGCGTCCCAGCGGCGGAGGACGGGTGCGTTCTGCGGCGGAGCCGTCAGCCGCCGCCGCTCTCGACGCCGGCCAGTCGCCGCCCTCGATGGGGGTGCCGGTGGCGCGCAGCCGGGCGGCGAGACGGTCGGCGGCCAGGTAGACCCAGGCCCGTACGGTCCTGCCGTCCGCGCACACGGCGTCGGTGCGCACCCGCTCGTACAGGTTCTCCGGGTCGCCGGGGGCGTAGTCCTCCAGCCGGTCCAGGGTGGCGCACACCTCGTCGTAGTCGGTGTCGTGGGGCAGGACGAGGTCGCCGTGGACCACCGCGCCGGCCGGTCCGGCTGTCGCATACGGGTAGCCGGGGCCGTCGTAGAGCAGCGCGCCGCCGATATGGGCCGGTTCCTCGGCCGCGGTCCGGCCGCGCAGGGCCCAGGCGTGGTTGGCCTCACCCGGGCGCAGCGTTCCGTAGACGAAGAACGGCAGCCGCTCGGGCTCGGTGGTCATGGCGGTGCTTCCTCTCCGTGCCGGGGTGCTCCCTCTGCCACGATGCCAGGCCGCCGGCGCAACCAACACGGCGCGGCAGGCGTCGCAGCCTGCGAGATCGATCACGACAGGCGAGATCGGAAACGGGGGCACGGATGCGAGGGCAGGAACCGGGGCCGGTGCGGCGCGCAGGGCTGCGCGTACGGCAGCGCGCACAGAGCGGAATACGCCGGATACGGCTGCCGCGGACCCGGCGTGACCGGCGCCGCGCCTATCAGGCCGTCGTCGCCCTGACGGTGCTGGCGCTGGCGCCCGCGACCTGGATGAACGCATCGGCGGGCCCCCGGGTGCGCAGTGTCGCGGACGCGCCCGCCGCACCCGTCGCCATCGTCTTCGGCGCGGGACTGTGGAACGGCGCGCCGTCCCCGTACCTCGCCCACCGGCTGGACGCGGCCGCCGCGCTGTACGACCGGGGCACGGTCCGCGCGGTCCTGGTCACCGGCGACAACAGCCGGGACGACTACGACGAGCCGGATGCGATGCGCGCTTACCTGCTGCGGCACGGCGTCCCGGCCCGCAAGATCGTCAGCGACTACGCGGGCTTCGACACCTGGGACTCCTGCAGCCGTGCGCACCGGGTCTTCGGCGTGGACCGGGCGGTACTGGTCAGCCAGGGCTTCCACATCCGGCGCGCGCTGGCGCTGTGCACGGCGGCCGGGGTCGACTCGTACGGCGTCGGGGTGGCCGCGAAGCACGATGTGACCTGGGCTTACGGCGGTGTCCGGGAGATCTTCGCGGCCGGGAAGGCAGCGGCGGACGCGCTGCTGCGGCCCGATCCGCACTTCCTCGGACCGCACGAGAAGGGGGTGGCGGAGGCGCTGCGTCAGCGCCCCGCCACCCCCTCAAGCACGATCACGCCTGGGACGCCCGCGCGTAGAGGTTGAGGACCTTCTCGCCGAAGTACGGGCTGTAGGAGACGCGGTCGCTGTCCGGGCCCGTGGGGCCGCCGCCGTTGAGGCCGCCGATCAGGCCGATGACCCGGCCGGTCCCGCTGTCCTCGTCGAAGTCGGCCAGCCAGGGGCTGCCGGAGGTGCCGCCGTAGAACCCGCCGCAGTCCATGCGCAGTTCATGGGTGCCGGACAGCCGGCTGGTGCGCGTGGCGCAGCGTACGGCCTTGTCCTGGGGGTCGTGACGGACGTTCGGGTAGCCGACGACGGTGACGTCATTGGCGTAACCGGGCGTCGGGGAGAGGGTGTTGCCGCCGGTGGTCTCCTCGACGGGCCGGCCGTCCTCGCCGGGTGCCACGGTGGCGAAGGCGAAGTCGAGGTCCGCCCCGGCGCCGGTGGTGCCACGGCCGGGGTAGGCGAAGGTGTCCTCGATCGCCCAGACACCGTACGGCTGCTTGTCCGCGCCGGAACGATACTGCGGGACAAAAGCCGCCCTGGTGCCCGGATTGCAGTGCCCGGCGGTCAGGATCAGATTGCGGTGCGGGCTGTGCACCACGCTGGCGGTGCAGTGGTGCGCGCGGGCGTCCCCGTCC
This portion of the Streptomyces sp. 2114.4 genome encodes:
- a CDS encoding adenosine deaminase; amino-acid sequence: MASSPSSPSAATAPAPLPKAELHLHIEGTLEPELAFALAERNGVALPYSTEDELRRAYSFDDLQSFLNLYYALMAVLRTEDDFADLAHAYLARAREQGVRHAEIFFDPQAHTARGVPIATVINGLARALDSAQETYGISTRLIMCFLRDESADSALATFEAARPFLDKITAVGLDSAEVGHPPSKFKEVFALAREAGLKCVAHAGEEGPPAYVWEALDVLGVDRIDHGVRSLEDERLVARLAAEQVPLTVCPLSNVRLRVIDDLADHPLPAMLDAGLLVTVNSDDPAYFGGYAGDNFTAVRDALGLDAETLRTLARNSFRASFLDEADRAAYLREVDAHGA
- a CDS encoding vancomycin high temperature exclusion protein, with translation MRGQEPGPVRRAGLRVRQRAQSGIRRIRLPRTRRDRRRAYQAVVALTVLALAPATWMNASAGPRVRSVADAPAAPVAIVFGAGLWNGAPSPYLAHRLDAAAALYDRGTVRAVLVTGDNSRDDYDEPDAMRAYLLRHGVPARKIVSDYAGFDTWDSCSRAHRVFGVDRAVLVSQGFHIRRALALCTAAGVDSYGVGVAAKHDVTWAYGGVREIFAAGKAAADALLRPDPHFLGPHEKGVAEALRQRPATPSSTITPGTPARRG
- a CDS encoding serine protease, which encodes MERNTTGRGAATRHAQKRPVRRRWIAAGTAVAGVAACLTLASVGHAAQDAPHTAAHGDGPSPSPRPGATWTSRDAAAYWTPDRMAAAAPADPGRGTSDRAAHARSAPATKAAPAAKSAATARHFDGVPSVGVLFSVDGDARAHHCTASVVHSPHRNLILTAGHCNPGTRAAFVPQYRSGADKQPYGVWAIEDTFAYPGRGTTGAGADLDFAFATVAPGEDGRPVEETTGGNTLSPTPGYANDVTVVGYPNVRHDPQDKAVRCATRTSRLSGTHELRMDCGGFYGGTSGSPWLADFDEDSGTGRVIGLIGGLNGGGPTGPDSDRVSYSPYFGEKVLNLYARASQA